The Stigmatella aurantiaca DW4/3-1 genome contains the following window.
TGGGACGATGCCGAACTCCTCGAAGAGACCCAGCAGGTAGACGTTGTGGGGAGGATCCTTCACCAGGAGCGAGCGCAGGGCGTCCGTGTGCTGGGGGCCGAGCTGTTCAATCGTGAAGGACATGGGCGGGTCGCCGGTCTCGGCTGGCCCGGCCCACCTTATGGGAAAGGGGCCCTCAACGGCCAGCGTCCGGCGCGGGCTCGAAACGGAAGGGGTAGGTCACGGTGACCTTGCCCCCGTCCCGAGGGGGCGGCAGCGAGACGTCCAGCAGGGAGTCCACGAAACAGGCCTGGAGAAAAGGGTCCTGCAGGGTTGTCTCCACCACCTCGCCGCCTTGGAAGCGGCCCACCGGTCCTTCCGCCGCCAGGGTGAATTTCAGCGTCACCGATTGAGAGCCCGGGTAGCGCCCCAGGGTGTCCTCGAAGCACTGGCGCATGAGCGGGACGGCCTTCTGGATGGCGAGGCGGAGTTCCTCCCGGTTCACGGGGCCTTCGGAGGCCAGGATCTGGGGTTCGGCCTCGGGAATGACAATGGGCGGCGCCCGGGGGGAAGCGGCCTGGCGAGGCGAAGGCGCGGGCATCGCGGGCCGCGGCGGGGCTGGAGGCGAAAGGGGCGGGGGTGGGGGGCCCGCCGGGGAAGGGGGCACCGAGGGGGCCGGGGGCTCCTGGGAGAAGGCCGGTGGGGGAGGCGGTCGCGTGAGCCAGAGCCCCACGGCACACAGGGCCATGAAGGGGAGGATGACCGCGAGGAGAAGAAACCGGCCCGGCATGGCGCTCACTATGCCACTGGGGCGGCCCAAGGCCTTTTCCACTTCGGACGCCTGCCTGGGGGAAGCTCACTCCTCCTTGAGGGGCTCGCGCGCCGCGTTGCGCCCGGCGATGAAGCCAAACGTCATTGCGGGGCCGAGGGTGCCCCCCGCGCCCCAGTACGCCTGGCCGCTGGGCGAGGCGATGCAGTTGCCCGCCCCATAGAGACCGGGAATGGCCGAGCCGTCGGTGCGCAGGACCCTCGCGTCCGGATCCATCGTGGGTCCCCCGCAGGTGTCCAGCGTCGCGGGGCCCAGGATCGCGGCGTAATAGGGGCCGGTGCGAGAGATGGGATACAGGGTGCGGTTGCCCGTGGTGCTGCGGGAGGGGCCTTGCCAGGCCTGCTCCAGGGCCGTCTCCCCCCGCTGGAAGTCCAGGTCCACCCCGCTGGTGGCGAAGGTGTTGAAGCGCTGGAGGGTTTCTTCCAGCTGGGAGACGAAGTCCGGCGCCAGCTTCAGGGTGGGGGTGATCGCGGCGCTCAGGAAGGAGCGTCCCCGGAGCCGCTCCAGGCGCTCCTCGATGCGGACGGCCAGCTCCGAGAGCGTCTGGGCCTGGATGACGAGCGGGGACTCCTGTCCAGGCAAGGGAACGACGCCGCGCCAGGGCCAGAAGGTGGGCTCCTGGGCGACGGCCTCGTCCCAGATCATGAACTGCACCAGGTGAGGATAGTCCTTGCCGCTCCAGTGGAAGTGGGTCTGGGCCCGGTCGTGGTAGGGGGCCTTCTCGTTGGCCACGCGATTGCCCTGCTTGTTCACCACGACGGTGCTGTCGCCATACGGGAAGAAGACGTGCGCATCGCCTCGGACCACCTCGCCGCCGTGGGCCGCCGCGTCCTCGATGGCCGCTTGGTAGAAGAAGCCGTTGGCGAGGTTGTCGAGCCGCGCCCCCAGCCGGGAGGCGATGTCGATGAAGGCTCCCCGGCTGGTGGGAACGCTGCCGCTGCCAAAGAGGGGGCCTTTCAGGAAGGCGCGTGCCTTGTGGGTGTCATGGGCAAAACCGCCCGAGCCGAAGACCACGGCCTTGCGGGCGCGCACGCTCATCAGGGCGCCTTCATGCTCTGCCTCCACCCCCGTGACCTCTCCCCGGGAGTTGGTGCGCACCTGGGTCACCCGGTGCTTCGTGAGCAGGGGCACGCCGTGCTTCTGGAGGTAGGCGAGCATTCCGTCCACCAGGAGGACGCCTGGCCACTGCATGGACCCAGGGGGCATCCGGGCCGAGAGCACGCGGCCATAGGGCGCTTGGTTTTCGGGCAACTCCGCGTGGTAGTCCGGATCCGAGACGGGCTGGGGCGAGAAGCCGTAGGAGCCGAGGATGACGGGATCGATCGCCCCAAGCTGGGTCAGCCGGTCGATGGCGGGCGCCGCGTTGTCATAGAAAGCGGCGAGCAACTCGTACTGGAGCGGGGGAAGGCCGAGAGACGGATGCTCCGGTGTGTAGAGCGTGGGGTAGGCCACGCGTGCCATCAACTGGAGTGCGTTGGCGCGGGGGTCTGTCAGCCCCTGGCCCCTCATGAGCGAGTTGTTGGGAATCCAAAAGGCTCCGCCGGATTTCCGGGTGGTTCCTCCCAGGGTCTCGGCCGCCTCCAGCAGGATGGCAGAGGCCCCCTGGTCCACCGCGGCGGCCGCGGCTGACAGGGCGGCCCCGCCGGAGCCCACGATGACCACGTCCGCTTGAAGGTTCCACGTTGGCATGTTCCTGTTTTCCTCGTCTCATGACGCGCATGGCCCGGTGGGGCATTCTAGAATCCCAGCAACCCAGGAACAGGAGGGGTGGTGAAAGACGCATCCGCCGAAGGGCCGTCGGGTTCCGCGCACGCGGCAGGTCAGGAGACGACCCGGGAAGAGCTGCTCGAGTTCATCACCCGGCTTGCGACCAACGAGCCGAATGTCCGCTGCCGGGTGGGAGAAGGTGCCTTGGCGCCCGTGGCGGAGGCGCTCAATGGGCTGGCGAACCTGCTCGAGACGCGGCGGTTGGCCTCGGTGGAGAAGTTCGGAATCGAGGCGCTGGTCGAGCAGTCCCAGAACATGATGATGACGGCGGACACCGAGGAGCGGCTCCGCTTCGTCAACTTCACCATCCCGGGGTTGACCTATGAGCAGGTGGTGGGCCGGAGTGTCTATGACTTCGTGCTTCCCGCCGACCATGACCGTGTCCGTGCCGCCATCCGCAAGGTGCTCGAAACGGGAGAGCCCGAGACGTATGACATCCAGTCCTATGCCGAGACAGGCCCCCAATGGTACGTGGTGCGGGTAGGGCCGATCCGGGATCACGGCCGCATCGTGGGTTGCACGATGATCACCACGGATGTCTCCACCCTCAAGAAGGCCCAGCTCAAGCTGGAGCAGTCCAACCGTGAGCTGGCCCAGTCCAACCGCGAGCTGGAAGGCTTTGCATCCGTGGCCTCGCACGACCTGCAAGAGCCGCTGAGGAAGATCCAATCCTTTGGGGAGCGCCTGGAGAGCGTGGCGGGCGAGGCGATCGGGCCGGATGGCCGGGATTACCTGGCGCGGATGCGGAGTGCCGCGACCCGGATGCGAGGGCTGATCAACGACCTGCTCTCCTTCGCGCGGGTGACCTCCCAGGCAAAGCCTTTCGTTCAGGTGGAGCTGTCTCAGATCGCCCGCGAAGTGCTGGTGGATCTCGAAGTGGCCATCGAGCAGGCAGGTGCTTCCATCACGGTGGACCCGCTCCCCGTGGTGGATGCCGATCCGACCCAGATGCGTCAGTTGCTCCAGAACCTGCTGGGCAATGCCCTCAAGTTCCGCCGGGAGGGAGCCGCTCCTCGAGTGGCACTCCGAAGCACGGTGGACGCGGCCGCGGGGCAGTGCGAGTTGCGTGTAGAGGACAACGGCATCGGCTTTGACGAGAAGTACCTCGACCGCATTTTCGACGTGTTCCAGCGCTTGCACTCCCAGGGCAAGTACCCCGGGACGGGCATGGGATTGGCGATCTGCCGCAAGATCGTCGAGCGGCACCGGGGCTCCCTCTCCGCCCGGAGCGCTCCGGGCCAGGGCGCCACGTTCATCGTCACCCTGCCCCTTCAGCAGGCCCATCCGTAAGGTGTGCACAATGGCCCCGGGCGCTGGGACGCTCTGCCCAGCACCCGGGGGAGTGCGCACGAGGCCCTGGCTTCATCCGTTACGGGTAGACCTCGCGGCGCGTGCCCATGGAGGAGAGCAGGGTGCCCCCCGCCTGGAGGCGCTGGCGCTTGCTGACGCCCAGGGTGGCGCCCAGCATCGAGGAGGCGAGCCCCAGCAGCAGGGCGAAGAAGATCCCCCAGAAGACTCGGCCCGTGGTGTCCGCGGCCTTGAGGGCTCCCTGCTGCACCTGCTGGCCCACTTGCGCCACCCGGCTCTGGGCCTGGTTCCACTGTGCCTCGATGCGGTTGGCGATGTCCTGGGTATCCGCCTGGGAGAGGGCTGTCTCGCGAGCGATGGAACTCACCAGCATGTCCCGGTCGAGCCTGCCCTCCCGGATCGCCGTGTTGAGCACGTCGCGCGTCGCCCCCTGGAGCTGGTTCGCGGTGATGGCGGGCTTGCCCTGCTCCTGGAGTTTCTGGTTGATGGGGGCCAAGGCGTCATTGGCGTCGAGCCCGAACGAGCGGGCCAGATTGCCTGCCTCACCGCCTTGAGAGACCGCCCCAGCCACGGCGGCTCCCGTCGCGCCCACCGCGGCCTTCCCCACATTGAGGACCGTCCCCAGCAAGGACGAGACGAGCATGCCCATCATGATGATGCCCGCCAGCGTCGTGAGGCCCCACAGCACCGCGCCATGGAGCGCGCCGCCGGTCTTGTCCACGATGCCCGCGGTCCGCGCTGCCACCATGCCTCCGGCGAAGAGCGCGATGAGGGGCGCGATCAGGGACCAGATGCCCGTCCCGATTCCCGCCGAGCGCGCGCTGCCCGGATCCGCTGGGTCCACCGAGGACAGGCCCAGCGCCAATCCGAGCGCATAAAGGAGGATCCAGACGCCCAGGGCAACGAAGGTACCTCCCAGGATGGCTCCCCAACTCAGCTTGAAGGTGCCGGTGGGGAGCATCTCCACCCGCGACTTCTCCGTGATTTCAGCCATGTCAGCCTCACCTTTGAAGAAAAGCGCCAATGCCAGTGAGTCGATCTGACTCAGGGCAAAGCTGTCCATTCGCCGGATTCTTGAGAATTCATTGGCCACCGCATGGCCCCTCGAATGCCCGTGCGGAAGCTTACGGCAGGCCAAGTGCCGTGATGACTGTCTGCTCCTGGGTCACCACGGGCGTGCGAGGCAGCCGCTCGGCATGGAAGCGGTGCACCAGCTCGTCCAGCCCCAGGGGACTCCCGTCTCCGAGGCCACTCCATGCGGCGAGCAAGCCGAGAACCCGCTCGGCGGCCAGCCCCCGCTCGCGCAGCTCCGCCAGCGCGAAGGCCCCTTCGCGCTTGGCGAGCCGCTTGCCGTCTTCTCCCAGCACCAGGGGCACATGAAAGAACCCGGGGGCGGAGAGCCCCAGCGCCGTGTAGAGCTGAAGCTGCCGGGGCGTGGAGCTGAGCAGATCCTCGCCTCGCAACACGTGGGTGATGCCGGTGGCCGCATCGTCCACCACCACCGCGAGCTGATAGCTGGCGACCCCATCATTTCGGCGCACCACGAAGTCGCCCACGGCCGCGGCCACATCCTGTGTGTAAGGCCCTTGCAGCCCGTCCTCGAAGCGCACGTCGCCAGGTAGGGCGCGGAAACGGTACGCGGGAGGGCGTGTCCGGGAGCGTTCGGCCCGTTCGGCCAGGCTCAGCCGGGCGCAGGTGCCCGGGTAGCGCGGCCCCTCATCGCTCAAGCCGTGGGGGGCGCTGGCCGCCCGGGCGATCTCTGCCCGGGTGCAGAAGCAGGGGTAGACGAGGTCCTCCCGCTCCAACTGCTCCAGCGCCGCCCGGTAGACGCCGTCGCGTTCGCTCTGGAAAAGGGGTGTTTCATCCCAGCCGAGCCCCAACCACTCCAGGTCACGCATCAGCTCATCGACGTACTCGGCGCGGCAGCGGGACCGGTCGAGGTCCTCCACGCGCAGCAGGAAGCGCCCACCGGCGGCCCGTGCCTGAAGCCAACCCAGCAAGGCGCTTCGCGCGTTGCCCAGGTGGAGCCTTCCCGTGGGGCTGGGCGCGAAACGGCCTCGGAAGCTCATGGGCGGACGAGGGGCTTTCGAGGGGTGAGGGGCGTCCGGGAAGGCGCGGGGGCCGCAGGGGGGGCCGGGGCGTCGGGCCGCTCCACCACTGGGTATTCAGTCTGGAGGAGACGGGGCTCGGGCTTCTCTTGGGACGCGGGGACGGCGGGAAGGGCGGCAGGCTCGCCGGCTTGAGCGCCTTGGGAGGCCAGGGCGCTGGTCAAGCCTCTCAAGCGAGGGCCCGCGTCCAGCAGCTCCGCATCCAGGGTGACGCGAGGCAACCGGCGCGGCGAGCGGGTGTCCGGGGCGAGGACGAAGCTGTCGAAGACGAGCCCTGTCTTCTCCGAGAGGGACACGGTCCCAAAGAGGAGCAGGTCCGCGCCCAGGGCTCGCCCAAGCGCGCCCGCCGCGTCCACTGCGGCGGTGTCCAGGCGATTGCCCGCGAGGGCCGCGGAAAGCACCGCGCTGGGTCCTTCTCCAGGGGGTTGGATCGTCACCACCGCCTCCCGGCCACTGGCCACTTCGACGAGCCCACCCGTGACCTCGCCCGAGGGCAACACGGTCCGCCACAGGTGGAGGCCAGGAGGAACGCCCGTGACGCGCACGGGGGCGGTCTCCACGGGCTGCCCGTCGAGTGTCACCGCAACGCCCGAGGGGGCGGAGGCGAACCGGATCGAGCCCCGGGGTTGTTCCCGCAGGGCCGCGCGGACGCGGCTCACCGTTTGCGCGAAGAGGGGAGAGGTGGCCGCCAGCGAGGGCGTTCTCCCCGGAGCAAGGGTCAGGGCGAACATCAGGGCGCGCGACGCCTCCTCGTCCTTGCCCTGGGCATAGAGGATCGCCGCCCGCAGGGCGTAGACATCCGCCAGCTCCTGTCCCTGGGACAGGGAAGCGGCCAGGGCGGCAAAGTCCTCCAGGGCCTTGTCGAGCGAGCGTTCCGCACCGGCGAAATCACGCTGCTGCCTCTGGGCTTCGGCTGTCTTGACCGCGGCACGGGCCAGGGCAAGCCTGTCCGGGGGCGGCTCGTCCAGGGGCGGCGTGACGAGGAGCAGCCCCCCGGTTCCGCGGATCTCGGACATCAGCCGCTCCGTGAGCCGGGGGCCACTTCGCGAGGTCATGTCTCCGGACAGCGCCTGGATGGGCACCACGGCCACTCGCCGGGCACCTCCCTGGGCGCCTGCGGTGGCGCCGAGGAGCAGAAGCAAAGGGAGCGCAAGCCGCATCATGGTATGCGCACATTAGCGCGCAACGCTTCCTGCCTTCGAGAATCCCGATGCGCTTCATCCATTGCTCCGACGTCCACGTTACCGGCGATTACTTCGCCCTTCCCCTGCGGCGGCTCGGGTGGCGCCGGTGGCTGGCCATGGTGGAGCTGACGGTGGGAAGACGGGCCCGTGCCTACCGTCACGCTCCCGCGACGCTCGCCCGGATCGCCCAGGAGGCGCACGCGCACGCCGCGGACCACCTCATCCTCTCGGGAGACATCACCGCCTATGCCCTCGAGAGCGAGTTCCAGGGGGCACGCGAGGCGCTCGGGGAGTGGGCTCAGGACCGGCGGCGCTGCACCGTCATCCCCGGCAACCACGATGTTTTCACCCCGGGAGGCCATCGGAGCCGCCGCTTCGAGCGTTACTTTGGCCACCTTCTAGAGAGCGATCTGCCCGAG
Protein-coding sequences here:
- a CDS encoding AgmX/PglI C-terminal domain-containing protein — encoded protein: MPGRFLLLAVILPFMALCAVGLWLTRPPPPPAFSQEPPAPSVPPSPAGPPPPPLSPPAPPRPAMPAPSPRQAASPRAPPIVIPEAEPQILASEGPVNREELRLAIQKAVPLMRQCFEDTLGRYPGSQSVTLKFTLAAEGPVGRFQGGEVVETTLQDPFLQACFVDSLLDVSLPPPRDGGKVTVTYPFRFEPAPDAGR
- a CDS encoding FAD-dependent oxidoreductase — encoded protein: MPTWNLQADVVIVGSGGAALSAAAAAVDQGASAILLEAAETLGGTTRKSGGAFWIPNNSLMRGQGLTDPRANALQLMARVAYPTLYTPEHPSLGLPPLQYELLAAFYDNAAPAIDRLTQLGAIDPVILGSYGFSPQPVSDPDYHAELPENQAPYGRVLSARMPPGSMQWPGVLLVDGMLAYLQKHGVPLLTKHRVTQVRTNSRGEVTGVEAEHEGALMSVRARKAVVFGSGGFAHDTHKARAFLKGPLFGSGSVPTSRGAFIDIASRLGARLDNLANGFFYQAAIEDAAAHGGEVVRGDAHVFFPYGDSTVVVNKQGNRVANEKAPYHDRAQTHFHWSGKDYPHLVQFMIWDEAVAQEPTFWPWRGVVPLPGQESPLVIQAQTLSELAVRIEERLERLRGRSFLSAAITPTLKLAPDFVSQLEETLQRFNTFATSGVDLDFQRGETALEQAWQGPSRSTTGNRTLYPISRTGPYYAAILGPATLDTCGGPTMDPDARVLRTDGSAIPGLYGAGNCIASPSGQAYWGAGGTLGPAMTFGFIAGRNAAREPLKEE
- the gluQRS gene encoding tRNA glutamyl-Q(34) synthetase GluQRS, which encodes MSFRGRFAPSPTGRLHLGNARSALLGWLQARAAGGRFLLRVEDLDRSRCRAEYVDELMRDLEWLGLGWDETPLFQSERDGVYRAALEQLEREDLVYPCFCTRAEIARAASAPHGLSDEGPRYPGTCARLSLAERAERSRTRPPAYRFRALPGDVRFEDGLQGPYTQDVAAAVGDFVVRRNDGVASYQLAVVVDDAATGITHVLRGEDLLSSTPRQLQLYTALGLSAPGFFHVPLVLGEDGKRLAKREGAFALAELRERGLAAERVLGLLAAWSGLGDGSPLGLDELVHRFHAERLPRTPVVTQEQTVITALGLP
- a CDS encoding sensor histidine kinase — its product is MKDASAEGPSGSAHAAGQETTREELLEFITRLATNEPNVRCRVGEGALAPVAEALNGLANLLETRRLASVEKFGIEALVEQSQNMMMTADTEERLRFVNFTIPGLTYEQVVGRSVYDFVLPADHDRVRAAIRKVLETGEPETYDIQSYAETGPQWYVVRVGPIRDHGRIVGCTMITTDVSTLKKAQLKLEQSNRELAQSNRELEGFASVASHDLQEPLRKIQSFGERLESVAGEAIGPDGRDYLARMRSAATRMRGLINDLLSFARVTSQAKPFVQVELSQIAREVLVDLEVAIEQAGASITVDPLPVVDADPTQMRQLLQNLLGNALKFRREGAAPRVALRSTVDAAAGQCELRVEDNGIGFDEKYLDRIFDVFQRLHSQGKYPGTGMGLAICRKIVERHRGSLSARSAPGQGATFIVTLPLQQAHP